From Camarhynchus parvulus chromosome 10, STF_HiC, whole genome shotgun sequence, one genomic window encodes:
- the LOC115907542 gene encoding LOW QUALITY PROTEIN: ras-related and estrogen-regulated growth inhibitor-like protein (The sequence of the model RefSeq protein was modified relative to this genomic sequence to represent the inferred CDS: deleted 2 bases in 2 codons), with the protein MGLVGPPGAVGSAGLSACRAELYTRLGPCEGLGRARMGLRLPLRRSTSFTPDHPALMEVPGPAALKMEANVLVMGADNVGKSALTVRFLTRRFIGEYGDMEFIYSHNLTVDGREILLHIWDVPNSQEQADNGSSEEKRIQWADSFVLVYSICDRASFNILPLKVQFIKAAKEGQNQEKVPIVIVGNKRDLHHQRVVSSEEGRLLALSLDCGFYEVSAAEAYHGALMVFHGLAKLIPDTKLALKKGTGIRGIVKTMSAVFARKRTDSL; encoded by the exons ATGGGCCTGGTGGGTCCCCCGGGTGCCGTGGGAAGCGCTGGGCTGTCGGCT TGCCGAGCCGAGTTGTACACACGGCTGGGACCGTGCGAGGGGCTCGGCCGCGCTCGG ATGGGGCTCCGGCTCCCCCTGCGCCGCAGCACCAGCTTCACCCCCGACCACCCTGCCCTCATGGAGGTGCCGGGCCCCGCTGCCCTGAAGATGGAAGCAAACGTCCTTGTCATGGGAGCAGACAACGTAGGGAAATCAG CTCTGACCGTGCGCTTCCTGACCCGGCGCTTTATTGGAGAGTACGGGGACATGG AATTCATCTACAGCCACAACCTGACTGTGGATGGCCGAGAAATTCTCTTACACATCTGGGACGTCCCCAATTCCCAG gagcaggcagaCAATGGCTCCTCGGAGGAGAAGCGAATCCAGTGGGCGGACAGCTTTGTCCTGGTCTACAGTATCTGTGACCGTGCCAGCTTCAACATCCTGCCCCTCAAAGTCCAGTTCATCAAGGCTGCCAAGGAGGGGCAGAACCAGGAGAAGGTGCCCATTGTCATTGTGGGCAACAAACGGGACCTGCACCACCAGCGGGTGGTGTCCAGCGAGGAGGGCCGGCTCCTGGCCCTCTCCTTAGACTGCGGTTTCTATGAGGTCTCTGCAGCTGAGGCTTATCACGGCGCCCTCATGGTCTTCCACGGACTGGCCAAGCTCATCCCAGACACCAAGCTGGCCCTGAAGAAGGGCACAGGGATCCGGGGCATCGTCAAGACCATGTCGGCCGTGTTTGCCCGAAAGCGAACGGACTCCCTCTGA